A stretch of Myxococcus virescens DNA encodes these proteins:
- a CDS encoding ATP-binding protein: MQFAEVAVQNVRGFSPAGRFALKAGYLVLKPPSAESSPLAGLSLALLFADGRGTDASFIAAGAKSGKAALTFVGVDGVTYRVLRDLGGSGTLHRMNPTTQQPELVSSDASEISQFLRGQAGLPPKTTFEQVYCLQSAQLPSRRPRKSAAAAAKVDPKTSGRYPSLASASTVLPAEDIPAAEAKLRALEQELAASTEVDSLQFKADGVASQIFDAEQRLKGTEGLKVAISEAEAAWRAAPTPESLGLPQDIVNRLKRHPKVIARRDEALARLNADRENEAEARPTSVPPLTQNMGFWAGLGVGVLFLALAVGLGFGVDRTFRYLALLDIPAFGVAAFLALRYVDDLQKATRHGSKENRFDIREKKILEEYEAEAAPLRMAQKALDVEDLDGIAPALERKELLAARVAELRDQLHTMESDPDYLAAAAQVQSLKAEAEALNDELTQKGTYVRDVREVEREMGRLKESIALAKAPPPPAAPGPDGAVPVETLEDPSPMLLSQAADVFTTDILSVQAMLKERCVQYLTALTDRRYQGIEWDREGKAFALASGRRVPVGELPAKDLDLYYLALRMTVVEKASARVKRPFLLEDVFTGMEEVKLPLIARMLKHLGTLTQVLHVTSHPGFAQMSDGPVNV; encoded by the coding sequence ATGCAATTCGCCGAAGTCGCCGTCCAGAACGTCCGCGGTTTCTCCCCCGCGGGGCGCTTTGCCCTGAAGGCGGGATACCTCGTCCTCAAACCGCCCTCGGCGGAGTCGAGCCCCCTGGCGGGCCTCTCCCTCGCGCTGCTCTTCGCGGATGGGCGCGGCACTGACGCCAGCTTCATCGCCGCCGGTGCGAAGTCGGGCAAGGCGGCCCTGACGTTCGTCGGAGTGGATGGGGTGACGTACCGCGTCCTGCGCGACCTCGGCGGCTCCGGGACGTTGCACCGGATGAATCCCACGACGCAGCAGCCGGAGCTCGTCTCGTCGGATGCGTCGGAGATCAGCCAGTTCCTTCGCGGTCAGGCGGGACTTCCACCGAAGACCACGTTCGAGCAGGTGTACTGCCTTCAGTCCGCGCAGCTTCCCTCACGACGCCCGAGGAAGTCCGCTGCCGCCGCGGCGAAGGTGGACCCCAAGACGTCCGGCAGGTACCCATCATTGGCGTCTGCCTCCACGGTGCTGCCCGCGGAGGACATCCCCGCCGCCGAGGCGAAGCTGCGCGCGCTGGAGCAGGAACTGGCTGCCTCCACGGAGGTGGACAGCCTTCAGTTCAAGGCGGATGGCGTTGCCTCGCAGATCTTCGACGCCGAGCAGAGGCTGAAGGGGACCGAGGGGCTCAAGGTGGCCATCTCGGAGGCCGAGGCCGCCTGGCGCGCGGCGCCGACGCCCGAGTCCCTGGGGCTGCCTCAGGACATCGTGAACCGCCTGAAGCGCCACCCCAAGGTGATTGCCCGTCGTGACGAGGCCCTGGCGCGCCTCAACGCGGACCGGGAGAACGAAGCGGAGGCACGTCCCACCTCGGTGCCGCCCCTGACGCAGAACATGGGGTTCTGGGCCGGCCTGGGCGTTGGCGTGTTGTTCCTGGCGCTGGCCGTGGGCCTGGGATTTGGAGTGGACCGGACCTTCCGCTACCTGGCGCTGCTGGACATCCCGGCCTTCGGTGTCGCCGCCTTCCTGGCGCTTCGCTACGTGGATGACCTGCAGAAGGCCACGCGGCATGGCAGCAAGGAGAACCGCTTCGACATCCGGGAGAAGAAGATCCTCGAGGAGTACGAGGCGGAAGCCGCGCCGCTGCGCATGGCTCAGAAGGCGCTCGACGTGGAAGATCTGGACGGCATCGCCCCGGCCCTGGAGCGCAAGGAGCTGCTGGCCGCGCGAGTCGCCGAGCTGCGGGACCAGCTTCACACCATGGAGTCGGATCCGGACTACCTCGCGGCGGCCGCTCAGGTTCAGTCGCTGAAGGCGGAGGCGGAAGCGCTCAACGACGAGCTGACGCAGAAGGGTACGTACGTCCGCGACGTACGCGAGGTGGAGCGTGAGATGGGCCGGCTGAAGGAGTCCATTGCCCTGGCCAAGGCGCCTCCGCCGCCGGCCGCGCCGGGCCCGGATGGAGCCGTGCCTGTGGAGACGCTGGAGGATCCGTCGCCCATGCTGCTGTCCCAGGCGGCGGACGTGTTCACCACGGACATCTTGTCCGTGCAGGCGATGCTGAAGGAGCGCTGCGTCCAATACCTCACCGCGCTCACGGACCGGCGGTACCAGGGCATCGAGTGGGACCGCGAGGGCAAGGCCTTCGCCCTGGCCTCTGGCCGGCGGGTGCCGGTGGGCGAGCTCCCCGCGAAGGACTTGGACCTGTACTACCTGGCCCTGCGGATGACGGTGGTGGAGAAGGCGAGCGCCCGCGTGAAGCGTCCCTTCCTGCTGGAGGACGTCTTCACGGGGATGGAGGAGGTGAAGCTGCCCCTCATCGCTCGGATGCTGAAGCACCTGGGCACGCTGACGCAGGTGCTGCACGTCACCTCGCACCCGGGCTTCGCGCAGATGTCGGACGGCCCCGTTAACGTCTGA
- a CDS encoding YraN family protein, translating to MRRAAPAERREYGKAGEEAAVRFLEAQGWRVRDRNWTCRFGELDVVAERDDLVCFVEVRMRSTATWGDPSHSVSFAKQRRVVKAALRYLFAHDLRGRMFRFDVISVVGRGELATVEHIPGAFDAGM from the coding sequence ATGCGACGGGCGGCGCCGGCTGAGCGGCGGGAGTACGGGAAGGCGGGGGAGGAGGCGGCGGTGCGCTTCCTGGAGGCGCAGGGGTGGCGGGTGCGGGATCGCAACTGGACCTGCCGCTTCGGGGAACTGGACGTGGTCGCCGAACGTGACGACCTGGTGTGCTTCGTGGAAGTGCGGATGCGCTCCACGGCCACCTGGGGCGACCCCTCCCACAGTGTGTCTTTCGCCAAGCAGCGCCGGGTGGTGAAGGCGGCGCTTCGGTACCTGTTCGCGCATGACTTGCGTGGACGGATGTTCCGTTTCGACGTGATTTCGGTGGTGGGACGCGGGGAGCTCGCCACCGTGGAGCACATCCCTGGCGCCTTCGACGCGGGGATGTGA
- the rsmI gene encoding 16S rRNA (cytidine(1402)-2'-O)-methyltransferase, translating into MAGTLYLVATPIGNLGDVTSRALETLRAVRFIACEDTRHSRVLLDHFGIGGKDLVSLPAFAEGQRAGRILDRIGEGEDCALVTDAGSPAISDPGEKLVAEALERGLTVVPVPGPTALVAALSASGLPTGRFHFLGFLPRKGAERRAMLEEVAQLSATLVLYESPRRLSETLPDLLDAWGDRRACVARELTKLHEEFARGTLSELAARYAAEEPRGEVVVLVEGRTGETRWSEEELRRALEEGLSRGEKLKALSTELARRAGWAGQDVYRLGLSLKR; encoded by the coding sequence ATGGCTGGAACGCTCTATCTGGTGGCGACGCCCATCGGGAACCTGGGGGATGTCACGTCGCGCGCGTTGGAGACCCTGCGCGCGGTGCGCTTCATCGCGTGTGAGGACACGCGGCACTCGCGGGTGCTGCTCGACCACTTCGGCATTGGCGGGAAGGACCTGGTGAGCCTGCCCGCCTTCGCGGAAGGGCAGCGAGCCGGACGCATCCTGGACCGGATTGGGGAAGGAGAGGACTGTGCGCTGGTGACTGACGCGGGCAGCCCCGCCATCAGTGATCCGGGCGAGAAGCTGGTGGCCGAGGCGCTGGAGCGCGGATTGACGGTGGTGCCGGTACCAGGCCCCACGGCCCTGGTCGCGGCGCTGAGCGCCTCTGGATTACCCACGGGGCGCTTCCACTTCCTGGGCTTCCTCCCGCGCAAGGGCGCCGAGCGCCGGGCGATGCTGGAGGAGGTGGCGCAGCTGTCCGCCACCCTGGTGCTTTATGAGTCCCCACGCCGCCTGTCGGAGACGTTGCCGGACCTGCTCGACGCCTGGGGCGACCGGCGCGCGTGCGTGGCGCGGGAGCTGACGAAGCTGCACGAGGAGTTCGCCCGGGGCACCTTGTCCGAACTGGCCGCGCGCTACGCGGCGGAAGAGCCCCGCGGCGAGGTGGTGGTGTTGGTGGAGGGCCGCACCGGCGAGACACGCTGGTCCGAGGAGGAATTGCGTCGGGCCCTGGAGGAGGGGCTGTCGCGCGGCGAGAAGCTCAAGGCGCTGAGCACCGAGCTAGCCCGCCGCGCGGGCTGGGCCGGTCAGGACGTCTATCGACTGGGGCTCTCGCTGAAGCGCTGA
- a CDS encoding peptidoglycan DD-metalloendopeptidase family protein, translating to MACATPHQTGRKTVRTNRPRGSGIPLRARRFRARPPIPTQGACMRPNLPTLGAPPKRSPFGTVVAVSLILGGAAGGVWWWKQRMVQATEEAAAQMPNAVPDAGAVAEAPTPAPVATDPVKAAGLERVSVSINGPLETALVNAAGSDVGPALAQVVTRTLVWWVSVPGEILRGDTLEVLYQRRTNEEPLVHAVRFTSAKLGKTLSAYRYQANGEPNARYYLSGGDELELRLERSPIDDYEQVTSLLRDGRKHKGVDFRTPVGTPIKAPFNGVVKRKNWNFSSNGNCIELVESGGKGRRALFLHLDEVDKSVKPGTRFSVGQVIAKSGNTGRSFAPHLHYQLMTQDDRVLDPYDQHKTYRRSLAAQHRSGFEAEVRRMDGLLSASVVAGK from the coding sequence TTGGCTTGCGCGACACCACACCAGACGGGCAGGAAGACGGTCCGGACGAATAGACCGCGAGGAAGCGGAATTCCGCTTCGCGCGCGTCGGTTCCGGGCCCGCCCACCCATTCCAACTCAGGGAGCTTGTATGCGGCCGAACCTTCCCACACTCGGTGCCCCTCCGAAGCGCAGTCCCTTCGGCACGGTGGTCGCCGTGTCACTCATCCTCGGCGGTGCCGCCGGCGGCGTGTGGTGGTGGAAGCAGCGGATGGTTCAGGCGACGGAAGAGGCCGCGGCTCAGATGCCCAACGCAGTCCCCGACGCGGGCGCCGTCGCCGAGGCGCCCACGCCAGCGCCCGTGGCCACGGACCCGGTGAAGGCCGCGGGCCTGGAGCGCGTATCGGTCAGCATCAACGGCCCCCTGGAGACCGCGCTCGTCAACGCCGCTGGCTCGGACGTGGGTCCGGCGCTGGCGCAGGTGGTGACGCGCACCTTGGTGTGGTGGGTCTCCGTGCCCGGGGAGATTCTCCGCGGTGACACGCTGGAGGTGCTCTACCAGCGCCGAACCAACGAGGAGCCCCTGGTGCACGCGGTGCGCTTCACCAGCGCCAAGCTGGGCAAGACGCTGAGCGCGTACCGCTACCAGGCCAACGGCGAGCCCAATGCCCGGTACTACCTGTCCGGCGGCGACGAGTTGGAGCTGAGGCTGGAGCGCTCCCCCATCGACGACTACGAGCAGGTGACGTCCCTGCTTCGCGACGGCCGCAAGCACAAGGGCGTGGACTTCCGCACCCCGGTCGGCACGCCCATCAAGGCCCCCTTCAACGGGGTGGTGAAGCGGAAGAACTGGAACTTCAGCAGCAACGGCAACTGCATCGAGCTGGTGGAGTCGGGCGGTAAGGGGCGCCGCGCGCTCTTCCTCCACCTGGACGAGGTGGACAAGAGCGTCAAGCCGGGCACCCGGTTCTCCGTGGGGCAGGTCATCGCCAAGAGCGGCAACACGGGCCGCAGCTTCGCCCCCCACCTCCATTACCAGCTCATGACGCAGGACGACCGGGTGCTGGACCCCTACGACCAGCACAAGACCTACCGCCGCTCACTGGCCGCGCAGCACCGGTCGGGTTTCGAGGCGGAGGTGCGCCGGATGGACGGGTTGCTGAGCGCGTCCGTGGTGGCCGGCAAGTAA
- a CDS encoding sigma-54-dependent transcriptional regulator has translation MAKVLVIDDEANLRKVLAAMLRRDGFDVTVAENGEQGLAEFHKNGADIVVTDLVMPKVGGMEVLGTIRTANPDVPVIIITAHGTVDSAVDAIKAGAFDYITKPFDQAELSSVVAKAAKTNESARRSVRPDVKARAAIIGDSSTIQEVYKIIDKVADTPSTVLITGESGTGKELIATALHGASSRRDKPFIKINCAAIPHTLLESELFGYERGAFTGAVTSKPGRFELADEGTLFLDEIGEIPVEMQVKLLRAIQEGEFERVGGIKTTRVDVRLVAATNRDLQAEIEAGRFRKDLYYRLAVVPISLPALRERRSDIPMLARHFVEKYNRRLNKKIEGIADDAMALLQGYAWPGNIRELENLIERVLLFADGPLITARDLPEPVRQGTSVQASTNLASAVASIDVPTGEVGLKDIVRMKAAELERDLIVKKLEETGGNVTRAARLLQISRKSLQTKMKEFGLRDTTPDGQEDGPDE, from the coding sequence ATGGCCAAGGTCCTGGTCATCGACGACGAGGCGAACCTCCGCAAGGTGCTCGCCGCGATGCTGCGCCGGGACGGCTTTGACGTCACCGTGGCGGAGAACGGCGAGCAAGGGCTCGCCGAGTTCCACAAGAACGGCGCGGACATCGTGGTCACGGACCTGGTGATGCCCAAGGTGGGCGGCATGGAGGTGCTCGGCACCATCCGCACCGCCAACCCGGACGTCCCCGTCATCATCATCACCGCGCATGGCACGGTGGACTCCGCCGTGGACGCCATCAAGGCGGGCGCGTTCGACTACATCACCAAGCCCTTCGATCAGGCGGAGCTGTCCTCCGTCGTCGCCAAGGCCGCGAAGACGAACGAGAGCGCCCGCCGCTCCGTGCGCCCGGACGTGAAGGCGCGCGCGGCCATCATCGGCGACTCGTCGACGATTCAAGAGGTCTACAAGATCATCGACAAGGTGGCGGACACGCCGTCCACGGTGCTCATCACCGGGGAAAGCGGCACCGGCAAGGAGCTGATCGCCACCGCGCTGCACGGCGCCTCCAGCCGCCGCGACAAGCCGTTCATCAAGATCAACTGCGCCGCCATTCCCCACACGCTGCTGGAGAGCGAGCTCTTCGGCTACGAGCGCGGGGCCTTCACCGGCGCCGTCACGTCCAAGCCCGGCCGCTTCGAGCTGGCCGACGAGGGCACCCTCTTCCTGGACGAGATCGGCGAGATTCCAGTGGAGATGCAGGTGAAGCTGCTGCGTGCGATCCAGGAGGGCGAGTTCGAGCGCGTGGGCGGCATCAAGACGACGCGCGTGGACGTGCGGCTCGTGGCCGCCACCAACCGCGACCTCCAGGCGGAGATTGAAGCCGGCCGCTTCCGCAAGGACCTCTACTACCGCCTGGCGGTGGTCCCCATCTCCCTGCCCGCCCTGCGCGAGCGCCGCAGCGACATCCCCATGCTCGCCCGGCACTTCGTGGAGAAGTACAACCGGCGCCTCAACAAGAAGATTGAAGGCATCGCCGACGACGCCATGGCCCTGCTCCAGGGCTACGCGTGGCCGGGCAACATCCGCGAGCTGGAGAACCTCATCGAGCGCGTGCTCCTGTTCGCGGACGGGCCTCTCATCACCGCCCGCGACCTGCCGGAGCCGGTCCGCCAGGGCACGAGCGTCCAGGCGAGCACCAACCTGGCCAGCGCGGTGGCCTCCATCGACGTCCCCACGGGGGAAGTCGGCCTGAAGGACATCGTCCGGATGAAGGCCGCCGAGCTCGAGCGGGACCTCATCGTGAAGAAGCTCGAGGAGACGGGTGGCAACGTCACCCGGGCCGCCCGGTTGCTTCAAATCAGCCGCAAGTCACTCCAGACGAAGATGAAGGAGTTTGGCTTGCGCGACACCACACCAGACGGGCAGGAAGACGGTCCGGACGAATAG
- the encA gene encoding encapsulin nanocompartment shell protein EncA: MPDFLGHAENPLREEEWARLNETVIQVARRSLVGRRILDIYGPLGAGVQTVPYDEFQGVSPGAVDIVGEQETAMVFTDARKFKTIPIIYKDFLLHWRDIEAARTHNMPLDVSAAAGAAALCAQQEDELIFYGDVRLGYEGLMTANGRLTVPLGDWTSPGGGFQAIVEATRKLNEQGHFGPYAVVLSPRLYSQLHRIYEKTGVLEIETIRQLASDGVYQSNRLRGDSGVVVSTGRENMDLAVSMDMVAAYLGASRMNHPFRVLEALLLRIKHPDAICTLEGAGATERR, translated from the coding sequence ATGCCTGACTTCCTTGGACATGCCGAGAACCCGCTCCGCGAAGAGGAGTGGGCGCGTCTGAACGAGACTGTCATCCAGGTCGCCCGGCGTTCGCTGGTGGGTCGGCGCATCCTGGACATCTACGGGCCGCTGGGCGCCGGGGTGCAGACGGTTCCCTACGACGAGTTCCAGGGCGTCTCACCCGGCGCCGTGGACATCGTCGGCGAGCAGGAGACCGCGATGGTCTTCACCGATGCTCGCAAGTTCAAGACCATCCCCATCATCTACAAGGACTTCCTGCTGCACTGGCGCGACATCGAGGCCGCGCGCACGCACAACATGCCGCTGGACGTGTCGGCCGCCGCCGGTGCCGCCGCGCTGTGCGCGCAGCAGGAAGACGAACTCATCTTCTACGGTGACGTGCGCCTGGGCTACGAAGGCCTGATGACGGCCAACGGCCGGCTCACGGTGCCGCTGGGTGACTGGACGTCGCCGGGTGGCGGTTTCCAGGCCATCGTCGAGGCCACGCGCAAGCTCAACGAGCAGGGCCACTTCGGCCCCTACGCCGTCGTCCTGTCGCCGCGGCTGTACTCGCAGCTGCACCGCATCTACGAGAAGACGGGCGTCCTGGAGATTGAGACCATCCGCCAACTCGCGTCGGACGGCGTCTACCAGTCCAACCGCCTGCGAGGGGACTCCGGCGTGGTGGTGTCCACCGGCCGGGAGAACATGGACCTCGCGGTGTCCATGGACATGGTGGCGGCGTACCTGGGCGCGTCGCGGATGAACCACCCGTTCCGCGTTCTGGAGGCGCTGCTGCTGCGCATCAAGCACCCGGACGCCATCTGCACCCTGGAGGGCGCCGGCGCCACGGAACGTCGCTAG
- the encB gene encoding encapsulin nanocompartment cargo protein EncB → MAGSPDSDLDDVARIRLVLARELETINEYEAYARASSNPEVRAFFQHLAAEEKEHVSEAVHMLRMLDSGQNDHFAKPFVPGHFQAAEAPAPATVHVPAPDGPAFSVNGRNGRLPSEPPTSLPPQRLLYGLPAPPPAVESHPLTVGSLRRGGGGSGSGR, encoded by the coding sequence ATGGCCGGCTCTCCCGACAGTGACTTGGACGACGTGGCGCGCATCCGCCTCGTGCTGGCACGTGAGCTGGAGACGATCAACGAGTACGAAGCCTACGCTCGTGCCTCCTCGAACCCCGAGGTCCGCGCGTTCTTCCAGCACCTGGCCGCCGAGGAGAAGGAGCACGTCTCCGAGGCCGTCCACATGCTTCGCATGTTGGACAGTGGTCAGAACGACCACTTCGCCAAGCCCTTCGTCCCCGGTCATTTCCAGGCCGCAGAGGCCCCCGCCCCCGCCACCGTCCATGTGCCCGCACCGGATGGCCCGGCTTTCTCCGTCAACGGCCGCAACGGCCGGCTCCCCTCCGAGCCGCCAACGTCCCTGCCGCCCCAGCGGCTGCTGTATGGCCTGCCTGCGCCGCCGCCCGCCGTGGAGTCGCACCCGCTCACCGTGGGTTCACTGCGCCGGGGTGGCGGTGGTTCCGGCAGCGGTCGCTGA
- the murJ gene encoding murein biosynthesis integral membrane protein MurJ, which yields MTTSSPESPPPPIAPVAPPRPERSGGGAALVAAGILASRLMGLVRERVFAHYLGNTEVAAVFKAALRIPNFLQNLFGEGVLSGSFIPVYAQLLGRKDTETADRVAGAVFGILSLVTAVVVALGMVFTPLLVDAIAPGFQGQERELAIHLVRILFPGTGMLVLSAWCLGILNSHRRFLLSYLAPVVWNLVIIAALVAAGGRYEEEALVSVLAYAVVLGSFLQFAVQVPSVLKLMGRFRPTLSLAAEPVRQVLKNFGPVVLGRGVVQFSAWVDTAFASLISNRALSSLLYAQTIYLIPVSLFGMAVSAAELPEMSRATGEGADVAARLRQRIDGGARRICFWVVPSAAAFLFLGDMVAAALLQTGRFDAADSRYLWYLLMGAALGLVASTVGRLYASAFYALKDPKTPLRFAVVRVLVGTLGAWVLGLRLPGWLGVPQHLGALGLTLASGLVAWLEAGLLRRKLVKQLGPVGVPSGLLPRLWGAAVVAGLVAVGIKVGLTSLLGPMPGVTAEWGGGFLMPPRLHPVLGFAAVALPFGAVYFGMSAALGIPEAGTVLRKVGRKLRLVR from the coding sequence GTGACCACGTCTTCGCCCGAGTCTCCACCCCCGCCGATTGCGCCGGTTGCGCCTCCTCGTCCCGAGCGCTCAGGAGGGGGGGCCGCGCTGGTGGCGGCCGGCATCCTTGCTTCCCGGCTGATGGGCCTGGTGCGCGAGCGCGTCTTCGCCCACTACCTGGGTAATACGGAGGTCGCGGCCGTCTTCAAGGCGGCGCTGCGCATTCCCAACTTCCTGCAGAATCTGTTTGGCGAGGGCGTCCTCTCCGGCTCCTTCATCCCCGTCTACGCGCAGCTCTTGGGCCGCAAGGACACGGAGACGGCGGACCGGGTCGCGGGCGCCGTCTTCGGCATCCTGTCCCTGGTCACTGCGGTGGTGGTGGCGCTGGGCATGGTGTTCACCCCGCTGCTGGTGGATGCCATCGCGCCCGGCTTCCAGGGGCAGGAGCGGGAACTGGCCATCCACCTGGTGCGCATCCTCTTCCCCGGCACAGGGATGCTGGTGCTGAGCGCCTGGTGCCTGGGCATCCTCAACAGCCACCGGCGCTTCCTCCTTTCGTACCTGGCGCCCGTCGTCTGGAACCTGGTCATCATCGCCGCGTTGGTGGCCGCGGGAGGCCGCTACGAGGAAGAGGCGTTGGTTTCGGTGCTGGCCTACGCCGTGGTGCTGGGCAGCTTCCTCCAGTTCGCGGTGCAGGTGCCCTCCGTCCTCAAGTTGATGGGCCGCTTCCGCCCGACGCTGTCGCTGGCGGCGGAGCCTGTGCGGCAGGTGTTGAAGAACTTCGGGCCGGTCGTGTTGGGGCGCGGCGTGGTCCAGTTCAGCGCCTGGGTGGACACGGCCTTCGCGTCACTCATCTCCAATCGCGCGCTGTCCTCGTTGCTCTACGCTCAGACCATCTACCTCATCCCGGTGAGCCTCTTTGGGATGGCGGTGTCCGCGGCGGAGCTGCCGGAGATGTCGCGCGCCACGGGGGAGGGCGCGGACGTGGCCGCCAGGTTGCGCCAACGCATCGACGGAGGCGCACGCCGCATCTGCTTCTGGGTCGTCCCGTCGGCGGCGGCCTTCCTCTTCCTGGGGGACATGGTGGCGGCGGCGTTGCTGCAGACAGGGCGCTTCGACGCGGCGGACTCGCGCTACCTCTGGTACCTGCTCATGGGGGCGGCGCTGGGGTTGGTGGCGTCCACGGTGGGGCGCCTCTATGCCTCCGCCTTCTATGCGCTGAAGGATCCGAAGACGCCGCTGCGCTTCGCGGTGGTGCGCGTGCTGGTGGGCACCCTGGGCGCATGGGTGCTGGGCCTGCGGCTACCAGGATGGCTTGGCGTGCCGCAGCACCTGGGCGCGTTGGGCCTCACCCTGGCCAGCGGCCTGGTGGCCTGGCTGGAGGCGGGACTGCTGCGCCGCAAGCTGGTGAAGCAGCTCGGGCCGGTTGGCGTCCCGTCTGGACTGCTGCCTCGCTTGTGGGGCGCCGCGGTGGTGGCTGGCCTGGTGGCGGTGGGCATCAAGGTGGGGCTCACCTCGCTGCTCGGGCCGATGCCCGGTGTGACGGCGGAGTGGGGGGGGGGCTTCCTGATGCCGCCGCGCCTGCACCCTGTTCTGGGCTTCGCAGCGGTGGCGCTCCCGTTCGGTGCTGTTTATTTCGGGATGTCAGCGGCCCTGGGCATCCCGGAGGCGGGAACGGTGTTGCGCAAGGTGGGGCGGAAGCTGCGTCTGGTGCGCTAA
- a CDS encoding S1 RNA-binding domain-containing protein, with protein MGPKKPKATFGDVMLGIPSGGARSEGGRGEQRGGGRGGERSGGGRGERDAQPRPAGGAPRDERGPRGGSERRGGGDRRPSGPMVVVKRASGAIETRGPVGDAPAEATATAEETTAAAESSAAPPAPTPRPVTPTPAPTSALYEEVPESQSFAEMFEAQAKEGGTPSRKGLRVGEKVRGTIFQLGADTAFVSVEGAAKSEAMIELRELKDDEGILRFGVGDTIDAHVVEVGAKGILLSRALAKGSANLALLAEARASGMPVEGLVLSVNKGGVEVAIGDIRAFCPISQLDLRYVEKPDQFIGEKLQFRVSEVRERNVVLSRRSLLEDEQRQLAAETRKNLAQGKIVKGKVTGVRDFGVFVDLGGVEGMIPVSELSYTRVGHPSDVVKVGDDVEVEILRMEAGQPNSPDKSKQKERITLSMRSRQEDPFQKALSEIKEGDRLQGKVVRLQQFGAFVELRPGVDGLVHISALSDRRIAHPRDVVKEGETIWVSVEKIDTQEKRIGLRRISEEEAQRPPEERTAPAAEAAAPAQPAAPRPKVGQVVVGKVDRIEPYGVFLAFPGGKGLLPASETGTERGTDLRKHYSLGQEVKVAILDIDASGKIRLSVTAAIRAEERAEVEAWQKTQQPQGAGKKGFGTFADLLSKARK; from the coding sequence ATGGGTCCCAAGAAGCCGAAGGCCACCTTCGGTGACGTGATGCTCGGCATCCCTTCCGGGGGAGCTCGCAGCGAGGGCGGTCGGGGCGAACAGCGTGGCGGTGGCCGAGGCGGCGAGCGCAGCGGCGGTGGCCGTGGTGAGCGCGACGCCCAGCCGCGTCCGGCGGGTGGTGCGCCGCGCGACGAGCGGGGGCCCCGTGGCGGGAGCGAGCGCCGTGGCGGAGGCGATCGCCGTCCGTCGGGCCCCATGGTCGTCGTGAAGCGGGCGTCGGGTGCCATCGAGACGCGCGGCCCGGTGGGGGATGCTCCCGCCGAGGCGACCGCGACGGCCGAGGAGACGACCGCCGCCGCCGAATCCTCCGCCGCGCCGCCGGCCCCCACGCCGCGTCCGGTCACGCCGACGCCGGCGCCGACCAGCGCGCTGTATGAGGAAGTTCCCGAGTCCCAGTCCTTCGCCGAGATGTTCGAGGCGCAGGCCAAGGAGGGTGGAACGCCCAGCCGCAAGGGCCTGCGCGTGGGCGAGAAGGTCCGTGGCACCATCTTCCAGCTCGGCGCGGACACCGCGTTCGTGTCCGTGGAAGGCGCGGCCAAGAGCGAGGCGATGATCGAGCTTCGCGAGCTGAAGGACGACGAGGGCATCCTGCGTTTCGGCGTGGGTGACACCATCGACGCGCACGTGGTGGAGGTGGGGGCCAAGGGCATCCTGCTCAGCCGCGCGCTGGCCAAGGGCAGCGCGAACCTGGCCCTGCTGGCCGAGGCCCGCGCTTCCGGCATGCCCGTCGAAGGCCTGGTGCTGAGCGTGAACAAGGGCGGTGTGGAGGTCGCCATCGGCGACATCCGCGCGTTCTGCCCCATCAGCCAGCTGGACCTGCGCTATGTGGAGAAGCCGGACCAGTTCATCGGCGAGAAGCTCCAGTTCCGCGTGAGCGAGGTCCGCGAGCGCAACGTGGTGCTGTCGCGCCGCTCGCTGCTGGAGGACGAGCAGCGGCAGCTGGCCGCGGAGACGCGCAAGAACCTGGCCCAGGGCAAGATCGTCAAGGGCAAGGTCACCGGCGTGCGCGACTTCGGCGTGTTCGTGGACCTGGGCGGCGTGGAGGGCATGATTCCCGTCTCCGAGCTTTCGTACACCCGCGTCGGTCACCCGAGCGACGTGGTGAAGGTCGGCGATGACGTCGAGGTCGAGATCCTCCGCATGGAGGCCGGCCAGCCCAACTCGCCGGACAAGTCCAAGCAGAAGGAGCGCATCACGTTGTCCATGCGCTCGCGCCAGGAGGATCCGTTCCAGAAGGCGCTGTCCGAAATCAAGGAAGGCGACCGCCTCCAGGGCAAGGTCGTCCGCCTGCAGCAGTTCGGCGCCTTCGTGGAGCTGCGTCCGGGCGTGGATGGTCTGGTCCACATCTCCGCGCTCAGCGACCGCCGCATCGCGCACCCGCGCGACGTGGTGAAGGAAGGGGAGACCATCTGGGTGTCGGTGGAGAAGATCGACACGCAGGAGAAGCGCATCGGCCTGCGCCGCATCTCCGAGGAAGAGGCGCAGCGTCCTCCCGAGGAGCGCACGGCGCCCGCCGCGGAAGCCGCCGCTCCGGCGCAGCCCGCCGCGCCCCGTCCCAAGGTGGGCCAGGTCGTCGTGGGCAAGGTGGATCGCATCGAGCCGTACGGCGTGTTCCTTGCGTTCCCGGGCGGCAAGGGCTTGCTGCCCGCGAGCGAGACGGGCACCGAGCGTGGCACCGACCTGCGCAAGCACTACTCGCTGGGCCAGGAGGTGAAGGTGGCCATCCTGGACATCGACGCGTCCGGGAAGATCCGCCTGTCCGTCACCGCCGCCATCCGCGCGGAGGAGCGCGCCGAGGTGGAGGCCTGGCAGAAGACGCAGCAGCCGCAGGGCGCGGGCAAGAAGGGCTTCGGCACCTTCGCGGATCTGCTCAGCAAGGCGCGCAAGTAA